In a genomic window of Ruminococcus albus 7 = DSM 20455:
- a CDS encoding AAA family ATPase, with translation MNKVLIVDNRAAYYQNIKTRIEISDELELDAEIFLYTDYSEFQEHITKNHYDMIAVVSGVIMSDDFVIPAEQKLLGYLERKNSDNSIFVNSGIVDLGYFNDSFEMLQTLEKMQPNDAEIKNETKNETPVTALSVENTNAETTIKPDAEEVRGIRSETKAENAAEKAFFCSNCGMKLLPETRFCHICGTPVDDADAMIRNAAIDRDDRTDDIEKLVAEDLKLQRHQCKVVSSYAAKGGVGKTTIAANLAVLLARTTTDRRKTRVCIVDFNIDFGNIRTTLNFSRKDVTMIDWLANIDAKIGEGIDPKEIKYSKEEIECFLQKKSFKKTLSNDETEIYGLIAPLIHKDSMGIPEKSFEVMLRNLKENGDFDYIICDTGNNTRDSSFTALELSDKILLIATQDVTTVDCNDSFLKTMDEISDFDKGKVYLVINNIISAKETGVSVKDIEEAVPEFPCIGRIRRNTSVTLANNKGIPAALDSGAPFTRELSEIVSAIIDEDLEIKPKKKGIFSFLRK, from the coding sequence TTGAATAAAGTACTGATAGTAGATAACAGAGCAGCTTATTATCAAAACATTAAAACAAGAATCGAAATAAGTGATGAACTTGAACTCGATGCAGAAATTTTCCTGTATACTGATTACAGCGAATTCCAGGAGCATATTACAAAGAATCACTATGACATGATAGCTGTGGTAAGCGGAGTTATAATGTCTGATGATTTTGTGATACCGGCTGAGCAGAAACTCCTTGGATATCTTGAAAGGAAAAATTCCGATAATTCTATTTTTGTTAATAGCGGTATTGTTGATCTCGGCTATTTCAATGATTCGTTTGAAATGCTTCAAACGCTTGAAAAAATGCAGCCGAACGATGCTGAAATAAAAAATGAAACCAAAAATGAAACTCCTGTAACAGCTTTATCAGTAGAAAACACAAACGCAGAAACAACTATAAAGCCTGATGCAGAGGAAGTAAGAGGAATAAGAAGTGAAACAAAAGCAGAAAATGCGGCTGAAAAAGCTTTTTTCTGTTCGAACTGCGGAATGAAATTACTGCCGGAAACTAGATTCTGTCATATATGCGGAACTCCTGTAGACGATGCTGATGCTATGATACGAAATGCGGCTATAGACAGAGATGATCGCACGGATGATATTGAAAAACTTGTAGCTGAAGATCTCAAACTCCAGCGCCATCAATGTAAAGTGGTATCATCTTATGCTGCTAAAGGCGGTGTTGGCAAGACAACTATTGCCGCAAATCTGGCAGTACTTCTGGCACGTACTACTACAGACAGACGCAAAACCAGGGTGTGTATCGTAGATTTCAATATTGATTTTGGAAACATTCGGACTACACTGAATTTCTCGCGTAAGGATGTAACAATGATCGACTGGCTTGCTAACATCGATGCAAAAATCGGTGAAGGTATAGACCCAAAGGAAATAAAATATTCAAAGGAAGAGATCGAGTGTTTCCTGCAAAAGAAATCTTTTAAGAAAACCTTGAGTAATGACGAAACCGAGATCTATGGTCTTATTGCTCCGCTTATACATAAAGATTCCATGGGCATACCCGAAAAAAGCTTTGAAGTAATGCTGAGAAATCTAAAAGAAAACGGCGATTTTGATTATATAATCTGTGATACAGGCAACAATACCCGTGATTCGTCTTTTACGGCGCTCGAACTTTCGGATAAAATTCTGCTTATAGCTACTCAGGACGTTACGACTGTAGATTGCAATGACAGTTTCCTTAAGACCATGGATGAAATATCTGATTTTGATAAAGGAAAAGTTTATCTGGTTATAAATAACATTATATCTGCAAAAGAAACAGGCGTTTCAGTAAAGGATATAGAAGAGGCAGTGCCGGAATTTCCGTGTATTGGAAGGATCAGAAGAAATACAAGTGTAACTCTTGCTAATAATAAGGGTATCCCTGCGGCTCTTGACTCGGGTGCTCCGTTTACGAGGGAGCTTTCTGAGATAGTATCAGCCATAATCGATGAAGATCTTGAGATCAAGCCGAAGAAAAAAGGTATTTTTTCATTCTTGAGGAAATAA
- a CDS encoding CpaF family protein yields MSLIEKIINKAEKEKQSLADKIQSESVILDSQQQDTANALIKEISSENFDTITLKGIDNSVNELKDQLHKKIEALDVSYEEKLKLEKNIAANISGLGPLEEFMSDPDITEIMVLRYDHVVIEKNGEKINTDVKFQSELHLVNVIQRIVQPIGRQINLSTPIVDARLSDGSRVNATIPPVSVDGATLTIRKFSNKALTGEDYLKLGTLNQEMLDFLCAAVKGKANIIVSGGTNTGKTTLLNMLSGFIPEEEMVITIEDSCELQLKSPNVRRLEAKDSLATDRVMKIDIKALVKNSLRMNPDRIIVGEIRDGTIVDMISAMSTGHEGSMSTTHANSPANLVNSRIPIFYSMANASFTAETQALQVAEALDLIVQIGFRNKKRVITHITEVSGASDYRINLKDIFTYDSNGGFSATGYVPKTLLSRLKAYGSEIDEKVFDPKKS; encoded by the coding sequence ATGAGCCTTATTGAAAAAATAATTAATAAAGCCGAAAAAGAAAAACAGAGCTTGGCCGATAAAATACAGTCAGAATCCGTTATTCTTGATTCACAACAGCAGGATACAGCCAATGCCTTGATAAAAGAGATCAGTTCCGAAAACTTCGACACTATCACTTTGAAAGGTATTGATAATTCGGTTAATGAACTGAAAGATCAGCTTCATAAAAAAATTGAAGCACTGGATGTTTCATATGAGGAAAAGCTGAAGCTTGAAAAGAACATTGCTGCGAATATATCAGGCCTGGGTCCTCTTGAAGAATTTATGTCAGATCCGGATATCACCGAAATAATGGTCTTGCGATATGATCATGTCGTTATCGAGAAGAACGGTGAGAAGATCAATACCGACGTCAAATTCCAGTCCGAACTGCATCTTGTAAACGTGATCCAGCGTATAGTTCAGCCAATAGGCAGACAGATAAATCTCTCTACACCAATCGTTGATGCGAGATTGTCTGATGGTTCTCGTGTAAATGCGACGATACCGCCCGTATCCGTGGATGGAGCAACTTTAACTATTAGAAAATTTTCTAATAAAGCTTTGACCGGAGAAGATTATCTCAAGCTCGGTACATTAAATCAGGAAATGCTTGATTTTCTTTGTGCTGCAGTAAAAGGGAAGGCAAATATAATCGTATCCGGCGGAACAAATACGGGAAAAACTACGCTTTTGAATATGCTTTCGGGTTTTATCCCGGAAGAAGAAATGGTAATTACAATAGAAGATTCATGTGAGCTTCAGCTCAAATCTCCGAATGTAAGAAGACTTGAAGCTAAAGATTCTCTGGCTACAGACAGAGTGATGAAGATAGATATAAAAGCCTTGGTAAAAAACTCTTTGAGAATGAATCCTGACAGGATAATTGTCGGAGAGATACGTGACGGGACGATCGTTGATATGATATCTGCCATGAGTACCGGTCATGAAGGTTCAATGTCTACGACTCATGCTAATAGTCCTGCCAATCTTGTCAATTCGAGGATCCCGATTTTTTATAGTATGGCTAATGCAAGCTTTACCGCTGAAACACAAGCACTTCAGGTAGCAGAAGCACTGGATCTTATCGTTCAGATAGGATTCAGAAATAAAAAAAGAGTCATAACACATATAACAGAAGTTTCGGGTGCTTCAGATTACAGGATAAACCTCAAAGATATTTTTACTTATGACTCAAACGGAGGTTTCTCCGCAACAGGATACGTTCCCAAAACATTATTATCCAGACTCAAAGCGTATGGTTCTGAGATTGATGAAAAAGTATTCGACCCCAAAAAATCGTAA
- a CDS encoding type II secretion system F family protein, with translation MYYAIFFAGLSVILIFLAVIINVREKKNIINKKDADFIDIFIEKKKQYLASIPGAMSIKTYLILMLFFPLTGSVGAWFLSKELWLSIIIFFVGLFIPKFIVSYTEKKHKKNFEERYARALRQLSSSLRAGMTLQQAVEDLCKCPFIHYEIKKEFRQINSDIQLGFSISEAFGHMAERIPTADVKDVVSAIKMQSLVGGSEAESIEIITNNINSRMMLRKEIKTLFASTKMTIIGMDILPAIIILFLYYSSPMYFRPLFSTLIGRLVFVLAIILMVIGSYIDRKFLNRVKGVD, from the coding sequence ATGTATTACGCTATTTTTTTCGCCGGATTATCTGTTATACTGATATTTCTCGCAGTTATAATAAATGTTAGGGAAAAGAAAAATATCATAAATAAAAAAGATGCTGATTTTATTGATATTTTTATAGAAAAGAAAAAACAGTATCTAGCGTCAATTCCCGGTGCAATGTCGATCAAAACATATTTGATTTTGATGTTATTTTTCCCTTTGACCGGTTCTGTTGGGGCATGGTTCTTGAGTAAAGAGTTGTGGCTTTCGATCATTATCTTTTTTGTCGGTCTGTTTATTCCGAAATTTATAGTAAGCTATACTGAAAAAAAGCATAAGAAAAATTTTGAAGAGAGATACGCAAGAGCATTACGTCAATTATCCAGCTCTTTAAGAGCCGGAATGACGTTACAGCAGGCTGTGGAAGATCTCTGTAAATGTCCGTTTATCCATTATGAGATAAAAAAAGAATTCAGACAGATAAATTCGGATATTCAGCTTGGATTCTCAATATCAGAAGCTTTTGGACACATGGCGGAAAGGATACCGACCGCTGATGTAAAAGATGTTGTTTCTGCGATCAAGATGCAAAGTTTGGTAGGCGGATCTGAAGCGGAATCAATAGAGATCATAACAAATAACATAAACTCCAGAATGATGCTTCGCAAAGAAATAAAAACCTTGTTTGCAAGCACTAAAATGACAATAATAGGAATGGATATTCTTCCAGCTATTATTATATTATTTCTGTATTACTCTTCCCCAATGTATTTTAGACCTTTGTTTTCAACGCTTATAGGGCGTTTGGTCTTTGTACTTGCTATCATCTTAATGGTGATCGGAAGCTACATTGACAGAAAATTCCTAAATCGAGTAAAGGGGGTAGATTAA
- a CDS encoding type II secretion system F family protein, translating into MEFAIALFTGVTVFLLILLVATFLSTENVALISKEKLTVEHLCSKIIKKEPEVLADKLGIQTDKYMFNCNLIGVEPNLDKLIITRILAVTIAVLGILIAFLINTPLISLLIGLATAVITILVFISPTATINDRAQKKKAQFESEIPRFLDLFQTAIKINLPVATAIKITAESIDGILSEELLRALVVTELGTSNWQDSLYDIAQKYEVDSFSDFVLDIVTAFQKGSDITESVERQSRSIKSSTLLSAKEQAAKTTSLILIPVVVFKMIPLMIILFLPVIMQILNGM; encoded by the coding sequence ATGGAGTTTGCTATTGCTCTTTTTACAGGCGTAACTGTTTTTCTTCTTATTTTACTTGTAGCGACGTTTTTATCAACAGAAAATGTAGCGCTCATAAGTAAAGAAAAACTTACCGTAGAGCACTTATGCAGCAAGATAATAAAGAAGGAACCTGAAGTACTGGCAGATAAGCTGGGGATTCAGACCGATAAGTATATGTTCAACTGCAATCTTATCGGAGTTGAGCCTAATCTCGATAAACTGATAATTACGAGAATACTGGCTGTGACCATTGCTGTTCTGGGAATCCTGATAGCTTTTCTTATCAATACTCCTCTAATATCTTTGCTTATCGGATTAGCAACAGCTGTAATTACGATATTGGTGTTTATCTCACCAACGGCTACAATTAATGACCGTGCTCAAAAGAAGAAAGCTCAGTTTGAATCCGAGATACCGCGTTTTTTGGATCTGTTTCAGACAGCAATAAAAATAAATCTACCCGTTGCAACGGCCATTAAAATAACAGCCGAAAGTATTGATGGAATCTTATCGGAGGAGCTTTTAAGAGCACTTGTTGTGACAGAGCTTGGAACAAGCAACTGGCAGGATTCTTTGTATGATATAGCACAAAAATACGAAGTGGACAGCTTTTCGGATTTTGTTCTTGACATCGTTACTGCTTTTCAAAAAGGTTCGGATATAACCGAATCTGTAGAGAGACAAAGCAGAAGTATAAAATCATCGACATTACTCAGTGCAAAAGAGCAAGCAGCTAAAACTACAAGCTTGATACTGATACCTGTTGTGGTGTTCAAAATGATACCGCTGATGATAATTTTATTTTTACCTGTCATCATGCAAATACTTAATGGGATGTAA
- a CDS encoding prepilin peptidase, whose protein sequence is MYILRTVIAAVICLAAAIFDYKTTKIPNKFIFPVIILSFIFSLICYPLINTGFSVLFVVLLFFFGMTGWMGLGDIKLLMALSLIGTWKMGLFTFALSSIYLMIFGFLVSPYETGFYAKKMLNRFKLKKEPLYKKSTKYKFAPFIMLGALSYSIIFDPAGPIHFEVFGGFL, encoded by the coding sequence ATGTATATCCTCAGGACTGTAATAGCCGCCGTCATATGTTTGGCGGCGGCTATATTCGATTATAAAACTACAAAGATACCAAATAAATTCATTTTCCCCGTTATTATATTGAGTTTTATTTTTTCTCTTATTTGCTACCCTTTGATAAATACCGGATTTTCGGTTTTATTTGTCGTACTTCTGTTCTTTTTTGGAATGACAGGATGGATGGGTTTGGGAGATATAAAGCTGTTAATGGCTTTGTCTTTAATAGGAACATGGAAGATGGGGTTATTTACATTTGCGCTTTCATCAATTTATCTGATGATCTTCGGTTTCTTGGTTTCTCCATATGAAACAGGATTCTATGCAAAAAAAATGCTGAATAGATTCAAATTAAAAAAAGAACCATTATATAAAAAATCGACCAAATACAAATTTGCGCCGTTTATAATGCTTGGAGCATTGTCATACTCGATAATTTTTGATCCGGCGGGACCGATTCATTTCGAGGTGTTCGGAGGATTTTTATGA
- a CDS encoding TadE/TadG family type IV pilus assembly protein, translated as MKLKIIKRFFRSGNGELLGFVICMPLFVWLLMLLVSIAQLSITKEQITYLAYAAGRAAVVSENANDALNNAQAVVDESSNLSGFSNVNVDILFNGEPITESNINSISWQKGEYIVVRLTYTTDSLISGAIPFSDEEIDMNGTREMLMVMMIERPVPNDPYTSEWTNLS; from the coding sequence ATGAAATTAAAGATAATCAAAAGATTTTTTCGTTCAGGTAACGGAGAACTCCTGGGATTCGTTATTTGTATGCCATTATTCGTCTGGCTGCTTATGCTGTTAGTTTCGATAGCACAGTTATCTATCACCAAAGAACAGATCACGTATCTGGCATATGCTGCCGGCAGAGCTGCAGTTGTCTCCGAAAATGCAAATGACGCGCTTAATAACGCCCAGGCAGTTGTGGATGAGTCATCAAATCTTTCAGGATTCAGCAACGTAAACGTTGATATCCTGTTTAATGGCGAACCTATAACGGAAAGCAATATAAATTCGATCTCATGGCAAAAAGGGGAGTATATAGTAGTTAGGCTAACGTATACAACAGATTCCCTTATCAGCGGTGCTATTCCTTTCTCTGATGAAGAGATCGATATGAATGGAACAAGAGAAATGCTTATGGTTATGATGATCGAACGCCCTGTTCCTAATGACCCGTATACAAGCGAATGGACTAATTTATCGTAA